One window from the genome of Streptomyces sp. NBC_01476 encodes:
- a CDS encoding tyrosine-type recombinase/integrase — protein MAYRHQLPIAVPLSHDVEQRPGRKLPYKARMRWVDPHTKRRRSVAQMHATNEAAQDWIDSLLASAGRGIDPSAATQSLAEYGDAHMQLALRGLEPKTTDPYLAGWRLRVVPALGHLPVTMVTNGAVDRTVYAWIADGEGRSTVKNSLAVLVRVMEQAVRDGLITANPARIKGWQRQYQLAEDELDDPRSLALRDWDALQELSQALVARSFDQYRGWGDVVTFAACTAARIGEVSGVRVKDIDTANWIWNLRRQTTPSPGGLADKNTKGKVARRVPLIDELRPMVAQRVLALGGRADARLFTGPRGGRITTAVLRDATHWDEVVQSLGYEHLRRHDLRHTGLTWMADAGVPLHVLRLIAGHGSLQTTQRYLHPDLQSVVRAGRDLSTHLTATPGLPPPSPGMSATLRRL, from the coding sequence GTGGCCTACCGTCACCAACTTCCCATCGCTGTCCCTCTGTCGCACGACGTCGAGCAGCGCCCCGGCCGGAAGCTCCCCTACAAGGCGCGCATGCGCTGGGTGGACCCCCACACCAAGCGCCGACGCTCCGTCGCCCAGATGCACGCCACTAACGAGGCGGCGCAGGATTGGATCGACTCCCTGCTCGCCTCGGCGGGCCGGGGGATCGACCCGTCGGCCGCGACCCAGTCCCTGGCCGAGTACGGCGACGCCCATATGCAACTGGCGCTGCGCGGGCTTGAGCCCAAGACCACCGACCCCTACCTGGCCGGGTGGCGGCTGCGGGTCGTGCCCGCGCTCGGGCACCTGCCGGTGACCATGGTCACCAACGGGGCCGTCGACCGCACCGTCTACGCGTGGATCGCCGACGGCGAGGGCCGCTCGACGGTCAAGAACAGCCTCGCCGTCCTGGTGCGGGTCATGGAGCAGGCTGTCCGCGACGGTCTGATCACCGCCAATCCCGCCCGGATCAAGGGATGGCAGCGGCAGTACCAGCTGGCCGAGGATGAACTCGACGACCCCCGCTCCCTGGCACTGCGTGACTGGGACGCGCTCCAGGAACTCAGCCAGGCCCTGGTCGCCAGATCCTTCGACCAGTACCGCGGCTGGGGCGATGTGGTGACCTTCGCCGCCTGCACCGCCGCCCGCATCGGCGAAGTCTCCGGCGTGCGGGTCAAGGACATCGACACCGCGAACTGGATCTGGAACCTCCGGCGGCAGACCACCCCGTCCCCCGGCGGCCTCGCCGACAAGAACACCAAGGGAAAGGTCGCCCGCCGCGTCCCGCTCATCGACGAGCTGCGTCCCATGGTTGCCCAGCGCGTGCTCGCCCTCGGCGGAAGAGCCGATGCCCGGCTGTTCACCGGCCCCCGCGGCGGCCGGATCACCACCGCCGTGCTGCGCGACGCCACCCACTGGGACGAGGTCGTCCAGTCCCTCGGCTACGAGCACCTGCGCCGGCACGACCTGCGCCACACCGGCCTGACGTGGATGGCGGACGCCGGGGTCCCCCTGCACGTCCTGCGGTTGATCGCCGGGCACGGCTCCCTGCAGACAACCCAGCGCTACCTCCACCCCGACCTGCAAAGCGTCGTCCGTGCCGGACGGGACCTCAGCACCCACCTGACCGCCACCCCGGGCCTCCCGCCGCCCTCCCCCGGCATGTCCGCGACCCTCCGCCGGTTGTAG